TATGGCAAgggcctccaggcggacggctACCTCACCGAGAGCCAGCGCCATGGCAAGGCCGGATACAGCCTCACCAagctgctctcgcgcctcaaCAAGATCAGGGTCATTGAAAGGTACTGAGTTTTCTCATTCATGATGCATCGTctttaatttaattaatccgTTTGCCCCAAAATGAATCAATGACACGCACGGACggacatatatatataggccGCACGGGCAGCACTCGGTGGTGCTGGCCGAGGACGCAGCCAAGTACACGGATTGCAGGAGCGACAGAGGAGGCGACATGCCGGCCAGCTCGAACCAGATTTACCTCACGTTTCCCTCTGACAGCTCCTTCACAGAGGACGACGTCGCCAATTACTTCGGGTATTAGGTTTTTTCATCTACTCATCCtgttcattcattcattcattcacgcagctagctagctcatgTAGGAGTATGTGTTTGTGCGTTTAATTGCTCAACCCAACAGGCAGTACGGCCCGGTGCGTGACGTGAGGATCCCGTGCCAAGACCAACGAATGTTTGGGTTCGTGAGCTTCCAGAACCCGGAGACAGTCACCACCCTTCTCACGCGCCGGAACCCGCATTTCATCTGCGGGTCGCGTGTCCTCGCCAAGCCCTACAGGGAGAAAACTAAATGCATTAATGAGAGGTAATTCAGTGAAATCCCTTCTTCCATCTCAGCTGCCATTGCACAACAGGATATAACTCGGTTCATCTTAATTGTGACAAACAACGTACTGTGGTATGGTCGTCAGGACCAAGCCGATGACGCAATGCTGTCCTCAACGCTGGTTTGAGACCGATCCAGAGTTCTATCGAGGTAGTATATAAAGTTCGACCTTCATTATCTCTGCcccaaaaagaagagaaaaagttGCACCCACACCAGTTTTGGTTAACTGACCTGCCTGCAGAATATGATTCTCCGAGGCTGGCGAGGAAGCAACTGGTGGAGAAGCGCGACAACCGGCTTTTAGAACTCGAGAGGAGGCACCTCGCCGGTCTCAGAGTAGAGCCACACGTTGCCTACTTCGATTGTAGTATCCGGGACATCGGTCCCTTCAATTCCCAGTCTGCAGGTTTGTCTCATGCCATTTGCAATGTTGGTTACTACAGTCACCCAAGGCAGTAAGCACTACTCACAATGTCACAACACGGATTTACATTTGCTGGATTTGTTTCTATATATTTTGTGTTCAGCTGCCAAAGAATTGGGACTGATGGATCCTCTTGTAACGCCTGCTCCAATGAACATCGTCTCAACAAGCCAAGCCCCTCCCATAAAGGCAAGCAACAATTACGATGACCAAGAGAGGTACACCCTTCTCAAGTGTTGTATGGCCCAATTCTTGCATTATTTCAATTACCTGCCGTTGATTGAGCTAGCTCGTCGTCGTTATTTCATTTGATTCTCCTCCATCTCTGATTGCAGTAACCAGATTGAACTCCCCGAAAGCCCGTTTGCGTCATCAGCGCCTGCTGGAAACAGCGTATAAAATACATTGGCAGGAAAATAAACAACACGGGACCATAGGTTCGTGCTTCAGTAGGCATTTGGTATCTTATTCAGGTCCAGGGGTGACAGACAAACAGCATTATacacacagcagcagcaggagacAGCAAAGCAACAGTTTTTGTTGTAGATAGACAAGGACAGAGTAAAGAGGAAATCTCTCCTTATTTATACTTTAGACCAAGAAAGAAGGAACAGAAGTATTACCATGCAAACACGGTGAGAACACATTGCAGAATAGACACAGATACAAGTGTGTAGCCTGAACATAAGGAATAGAGGGAAAAAAATGTGATATGTTTAGCTGTCCGAAATAAGACAGGAGATACAAGTAATTTAGAGTCTCCCTACAAGGGGATGAGCCAGTCGTACAAATAAACAGGAGCAtaagtgtgtgtgtgttgtgttGGTTTTAGAATATAAATAAGAACACGAGTGACCTGCTATCAATTTTAAAATGCTAGTAATAGTTACAGTattcatgtttgtattgtctCTTAGTAATGGAAGGAATATTTATTCAGAGGAAATTCGGATGACTCAGCTCATCCATGCTGCCTTTCGTGTTTATATATGGCACTGctattatcttttttttacaaaaaatatatcatcttttttttaactaaaaaGCACAACTACAGAAGCCCACATCACTTGTAGGTCTTAAATCCTCACATCTAACAGGTGATGAATCCCTCAATAAAACTTAGTGTTAGTGGTGATGGGTCGATGAAGCCGTCAAGTGAGGCATTTCCAGGGCGGGCCTTGAAGAGAAGTAATTGTCACCATTGACGGGTCGTACCATGAGCCCCTTGCAATAAATTGGAACTCTAAAACTCAGCACTGATAGATACGCAACAGACTATTACAACCAGCAGCTAGGAATATATCcatttttaagcaaatttgagacaagaattatgaaacggaggtagtagaaTATGATACTACAGAACTAAATACAAGTTCAAAAGCTAGAATTAAGTTTAAGCTACAAGTGCGATCACACTGGATGGACAGAATAGACAACGTGAGAcgatcctcttcctcttcgctGAAGAGAAACACACATCTAGGGCTCATAGATTTTTTCCTCACCCACAACAATTCCCCAATTTGTTGTGATGATTACCTATTGAGATATGTCTCGCCATGCTCCAAAGTACTGAAATCACAAAATCGAGGTTAAATGGGCCATGTACTCTTGgtcacttgttttttttacagcaaaaaCCCTCTTTATTGATTAAAAGGTAACAAGAGTTACATCATTAAGGATAAGATGGGTTATGCAAGGAGGGGGAGAAACAGCCCACGACCCAACCGGCGAGAATCTGGCTTGTCTAGCAAGTTCGTGAGCCACTCTGTTCACGCTATGATCATAGTGTTCGAAGGAGATTTTGACAAAGTCCTTCATGAGATAAAAGTAATCTTCAAAAATAGCAGTTTCCGGACCATAGCATCTTTCTTCCTTGTTGAGGATCTCAATCAGAGCGGCATTATCTGAGTTGAAACAGCACGCTGGGAAAAACAAGATGGCAATGATCTTAGTCAACTATCGATAGTACCACGATGTGTTCAATGATCTTAGGTTCTTACCGTTTGGAGTGAGCGACTCACGCAAAGTAAATCAAATCAGTACAATTTTGTTAAAACAAGACTCACTTGATCTTGTGGGCCATAGCAGAATAGGGTAAGGCATCATAGCGTAAGTCACTTCTGCATGCGCATATTCAAAACCTACGAGATTAATCTAACCTGCGCAAGTATAGTTTTCTGTAGTTTTATCACTGAGACATGGcaaaatatcaagatacaaatgATGAATCTTGTGATTTTGACTTCAAAGAAACTTGATGTTTAGTTTTATCCAGGATCTTTGTTGTCTGCTTGGGTTTCAGTTTCTATTTGTTGCCCTTTGTTTATTACATTGGTAAAGCAGATGTTTCTGGAAAAATAAACCGACAGACAAGCACTCCTGTGACCATAGATTGAGAGTGGAAGTATCATAACTCGCAGACCTACTGATAAGCATTTTCGTCTGGGTACTCAAAACTAGTTCAAGGGTGAAGGAAGATACGACGCTGACAAAGCAAACTAGCGGTTCAGCCTCTGCGAATAACTGGAGAAGGTTCACGGCAAAACATCGCATTCCTCCTTGATTATACCTTCAATACATCCTGTCGACTAACACTTACAGAGGTATGGTAGGAACCGAGCGTATCTACAAGTCAGGCTATCAGGTAGAGTCTCAAAACGAGCATATACACTTGGAACAACGAAACCTCTGTCGCCTATAGTTTTTCCGTGGACTAGGGATCAATACAATTTAGAACCAATGTAAGCACAGTATCCAAGATGCAGTGCTGCAAAACAGACTGCATGCAAGCTCATGGAAGGGTATCTTCCTCTTCATTGAAGCCAAATGCAGGAGCACAGCCAGAAATTGGGCTGAGAGAACAGAATAAATTACCTGGCTACCCTCCAAATGTTTATGTTatctcattttcttcttttagcTGTAGAGAAGAATCTGACGAAGCTGTACGTAATGCTGATCTGCGCAGCGATGGTTGGCTACTTGATGCCGTATTCTGCGCTCTGTGCCGTAAGCTGCTGGAAGATGACGCATTGGCATTAGAAGCATGGCTGCTGTTCCTAGCTGCTGGTACATCATGGCTGTGCTTGCCTTCATATGTAGTTATCACATCCGTCGAGTCTTGTGAACATCTTTCGATATGCTTCTTTACATCACATCCTTGGAAAGTGCATTTGTAGTAACTCCTACACAGTGCAACGAATGATATTATCTTCAGCATAAATAGATTTTCCAATAGAGTTCAACATAAGGGGTACCACTAAATAGTTCAAACTGCTAGCTAGTTATCATTTTGACAGCAGCAAACTTGCTCAAAAGAACTATGGCAAAATTTATATGTCCTTTATTGTAGAACAAGCAAAGTCAAAGAACAGACTTTACcataaaaatataaataacCAAATAAATAGAATATAACAGGTAGTGACTATTCAGTCAATTCCAACTAATTAGTGCACAACCGATTGTATATAAATAGAGTTGTGCATGATGATGATTTGGACATTATCTTAAAGTATTGATAATGATTTGGAAACTGCTACTCCTGGATTATTGTTTACTTAAAAACTAAAACCTGTAGTTGTCAGTATGTGACGTTTGTCTAGCATAATCTATGTATTTGAATGCTTCCAAGTTATATGGACTTCAATTTGTTGCAAGCCCAGTGCAGAACCATAATTCTCCACCAATCAATCTAGTAAAGT
This is a stretch of genomic DNA from Brachypodium distachyon strain Bd21 chromosome 1, Brachypodium_distachyon_v3.0, whole genome shotgun sequence. It encodes these proteins:
- the LOC100832385 gene encoding zinc finger CCCH domain-containing protein 54, with the translated sequence MESAELTKLVFSRVQKVDPDNVCKIVGCILLREPDEDSMVQLAYGPDATLVATVVDAKATLAAIYARCSSSSAAHHQQQHHYRQHHLCSPHPGQLRHFSPGAAFSFQYWAAADSGSPAAAEKDHYAFVDAAAAAESPYGGDHLDGGGGGGYCSYAATSPGAGGPRRRSNNGRRPCHYFFKGICKNGQNCHYSHHQVYADMDHQHHLQGNGGGTTPGSLERLEVEITELLHSRRGQPVSIASLPTLYGEMYGKGLQADGYLTESQRHGKAGYSLTKLLSRLNKIRVIERPHGQHSVVLAEDAAKYTDCRSDRGGDMPASSNQIYLTFPSDSSFTEDDVANYFGQYGPVRDVRIPCQDQRMFGFVSFQNPETVTTLLTRRNPHFICGSRVLAKPYREKTKCINERTKPMTQCCPQRWFETDPEFYREYDSPRLARKQLVEKRDNRLLELERRHLAGLRVEPHVAYFDCSIRDIGPFNSQSAAAKELGLMDPLVTPAPMNIVSTSQAPPIKASNNYDDQESNQIELPESPFASSAPAGNSV